Proteins found in one Streptomyces sp. CB09001 genomic segment:
- a CDS encoding nitrate reductase subunit alpha, with protein sequence MTDTRTPPTEPGAALLRAGRFFRPGTAAPDLHSIGLVGGRESDAFYRDRWSHDKVVTSTHGVNCTGSCRWNVYVKDGIITWETQATDYPSVGPDRPEYEPRGCPRGAAFSWYTYSPTRVRYPYVRGVLLEMYREAKARLADPVLAWADVQGDPERRARYQRARGKGGLVRASWDEAVEMIAAAHVHTIRAHGPDRIAGFSPIPAMSMVSHAAGARFHSLIGAPMLSFYDWYADLPVASPQVFGDQTDVPESGDWWDAAYLIMWGTNVPVTRTPDAHWMAEARYRGQKVVVVSPDYADNTKFADQWLHPHPGTDAALAMAMGHVVLKEFFVDRVTPFFDDYVRRFTDLPFLVTLTERDGAYVPDKFLRAADLGQGGDDARWKTVVLDEATGRAVVPNGSLGFRWNDADRGKWNLDLGDVHPRLSLHGHEMASGVEVLLPRFDTEGGTHGQGRGDVLRRGVPATRLGGATGPLVTTVFDLLLAQYGVARPELPGDWPASYEDAEAPATPAWQETHTSVPAAACVRIAREFARTAERSKGRCMILMGAGTNHWFHSETIYRGFLALLQLTGCQGRNGGGWAHYVGQEKCRPVTGWASLAAASDWSRPPRQAIGTGYWYLHTDQWRYDRFRADVLASPLGEGRLAGMAGADCLALSARTGWMPSYPTFDRNPLELGESFGDPVANAVAELRAGTLKFAGEDPDAPGNWPRIVTLWRANLLGSSGKGAEYFTKHLLGTQSSLRAEEAAPGERPRDVVWHEEAPEGKLDLLLSLDFRHTSSTLLSDVVLPAATWYEKHDLSSTDMHPYVHAFSPAVNPPWQARTDFDTFKVLAEKLSELAEGHLGVRKDLVAAPLQHDTPGEIAQPGGVVRDWRRGECEPEPGKTMPSLVVVERDYTAVGAKFAALGPLVEAKGLPAKGITLRPDEEVARLRDLNGTVRGGPADGRPALDTAVKAANTILSLSGTTNGRLATQGFHTLEAKTGQEMAHLAAEHEGKRITYADTQAAPVPVITSPEWSGSEAGGRRYTAFTLNTEHLKPWHTLTGRQHFFVDHDWMHELGEALPVYRPPLDMHRLFGEPRLGPDGHREVTVRYLTPHNKWSIHSEYQDNLFMLALSRGGQTIWMSAEDAAAIGVADDDWIEAVNRNGVVVARAIVSHRMPPGTVFMHHAQERTVNVPLTETTGKRGGVHNSLTRLLLKPTHLIGGYAQLSWAFNYLGPTGNQRDEVTVIRRRSQEVEY encoded by the coding sequence GTGACCGACACGCGGACACCGCCCACCGAGCCGGGCGCGGCGCTGCTGCGCGCGGGACGGTTCTTCCGGCCGGGCACCGCCGCACCCGACCTGCACAGCATCGGGCTGGTCGGCGGGCGGGAGTCGGACGCCTTCTACCGGGACCGCTGGAGCCACGACAAGGTCGTGACGTCGACGCACGGCGTGAACTGCACGGGTTCGTGCCGGTGGAACGTGTACGTCAAGGACGGCATCATCACCTGGGAGACCCAGGCCACGGACTATCCGTCGGTCGGTCCCGACCGCCCCGAGTACGAGCCCCGCGGCTGCCCCCGGGGCGCGGCGTTCTCCTGGTACACCTACTCCCCCACCCGGGTGCGCTACCCGTACGTGCGCGGGGTGCTCCTGGAGATGTACCGGGAGGCGAAGGCCCGGCTGGCGGACCCGGTACTGGCGTGGGCCGACGTCCAGGGCGACCCGGAGCGCCGCGCCCGCTACCAGCGGGCGCGCGGCAAGGGCGGCCTGGTGCGGGCGAGCTGGGACGAGGCGGTCGAGATGATCGCCGCCGCGCACGTGCACACGATCCGCGCCCACGGCCCCGACCGCATCGCGGGCTTCTCCCCCATCCCCGCGATGTCGATGGTGTCCCATGCCGCGGGCGCCCGCTTCCACTCGCTGATCGGCGCCCCGATGCTGTCGTTCTACGACTGGTACGCCGACCTGCCCGTGGCGTCCCCGCAGGTCTTCGGCGACCAGACGGACGTGCCGGAGTCGGGCGACTGGTGGGACGCGGCGTACCTGATCATGTGGGGTACGAACGTGCCGGTGACCCGCACGCCGGACGCGCACTGGATGGCGGAGGCCCGCTACCGGGGGCAGAAGGTGGTCGTGGTCTCGCCCGACTACGCGGACAACACCAAGTTCGCCGACCAGTGGCTGCACCCGCACCCCGGGACGGACGCCGCGCTGGCGATGGCGATGGGGCACGTGGTGCTCAAGGAGTTCTTCGTCGACCGCGTCACCCCGTTCTTCGACGACTACGTGCGGCGCTTCACCGACCTGCCGTTCCTGGTGACGCTGACCGAGCGGGACGGGGCGTACGTGCCGGACAAGTTCCTGCGCGCCGCCGACCTGGGGCAGGGCGGCGACGACGCCCGCTGGAAGACGGTCGTGCTGGACGAGGCGACGGGCCGCGCGGTGGTCCCGAACGGCTCGCTGGGTTTCCGCTGGAACGACGCCGACCGGGGGAAGTGGAACCTGGACCTGGGCGACGTGCACCCCCGGCTGAGCCTGCACGGCCACGAGATGGCCTCGGGCGTGGAAGTGCTCCTCCCTCGCTTCGACACCGAGGGCGGCACACACGGGCAGGGACGCGGCGACGTCCTGCGCCGCGGGGTGCCGGCGACGCGCCTCGGCGGGGCGACGGGACCGCTGGTGACGACCGTCTTCGACCTGCTCCTCGCCCAGTACGGCGTGGCCCGGCCGGAGCTGCCGGGCGACTGGCCGGCGTCGTACGAGGACGCCGAAGCGCCCGCCACCCCGGCCTGGCAGGAGACGCACACCTCGGTCCCGGCGGCGGCCTGTGTCCGCATCGCCCGGGAGTTCGCGCGCACCGCCGAACGCTCCAAGGGGCGCTGCATGATCCTGATGGGCGCGGGCACCAACCACTGGTTCCACTCCGAGACGATCTACCGGGGCTTCCTGGCCCTGCTCCAGCTCACCGGCTGCCAGGGCCGCAACGGGGGCGGCTGGGCGCACTACGTGGGCCAGGAGAAGTGCCGCCCGGTGACCGGCTGGGCGTCGCTGGCCGCCGCGTCGGACTGGTCGCGCCCGCCGCGCCAGGCGATCGGCACCGGGTACTGGTACCTGCACACCGACCAGTGGCGCTACGACCGGTTCCGCGCCGACGTCCTCGCCTCGCCGCTGGGCGAGGGCCGGCTGGCCGGGATGGCGGGCGCGGACTGTCTCGCCCTGTCGGCGCGCACGGGCTGGATGCCCTCGTACCCGACCTTCGACCGCAACCCGCTGGAGCTGGGCGAGAGCTTCGGCGACCCGGTGGCGAACGCGGTGGCCGAACTGCGGGCGGGAACGCTCAAGTTCGCGGGCGAGGACCCGGACGCACCCGGGAACTGGCCGCGGATCGTGACCCTGTGGCGGGCCAACCTGCTCGGTTCGTCCGGCAAGGGCGCCGAGTACTTCACCAAGCACCTGCTGGGCACCCAGTCCTCGCTGCGCGCCGAGGAGGCCGCGCCCGGCGAGCGGCCCCGGGACGTGGTCTGGCACGAGGAGGCGCCCGAGGGCAAGCTCGACCTGCTGCTGTCGCTGGACTTCCGGCACACCTCGTCCACACTGCTGTCCGACGTGGTGCTGCCCGCCGCGACCTGGTACGAGAAGCACGACCTGTCCAGCACGGACATGCACCCCTACGTGCACGCCTTCTCCCCGGCGGTGAACCCGCCGTGGCAGGCGCGCACCGACTTCGACACCTTCAAGGTCCTCGCGGAGAAGCTGAGCGAGCTGGCCGAGGGCCACCTCGGGGTCCGCAAGGACCTGGTGGCGGCGCCGCTCCAGCACGACACCCCCGGGGAGATCGCCCAGCCGGGCGGTGTCGTACGGGACTGGCGGCGCGGGGAGTGCGAGCCGGAGCCCGGGAAGACGATGCCGAGCCTCGTCGTCGTGGAGCGCGACTACACGGCGGTGGGGGCGAAGTTCGCGGCGCTGGGTCCGCTGGTGGAGGCCAAGGGGCTGCCCGCCAAGGGCATCACGCTGCGGCCGGACGAGGAGGTGGCGCGGCTGCGGGACCTGAACGGCACGGTGCGCGGCGGCCCGGCCGACGGGCGCCCGGCGCTGGACACGGCGGTGAAGGCGGCCAACACCATCCTGTCGCTGTCCGGCACCACCAACGGCCGCCTGGCCACCCAGGGTTTCCACACCCTGGAGGCGAAGACCGGGCAGGAGATGGCCCACCTGGCGGCCGAGCACGAGGGCAAGCGGATCACCTACGCCGACACCCAGGCGGCACCGGTACCGGTGATCACCTCTCCGGAGTGGTCGGGCAGCGAGGCGGGCGGGCGGCGCTACACGGCGTTCACGCTCAACACCGAGCACCTCAAGCCGTGGCACACCCTCACCGGGCGGCAGCACTTCTTCGTCGACCACGACTGGATGCACGAGCTGGGCGAGGCGCTGCCCGTGTACCGGCCGCCGCTGGACATGCACCGGCTGTTCGGCGAGCCGCGACTCGGTCCGGACGGGCACCGCGAGGTGACGGTCCGCTACCTCACCCCGCACAACAAGTGGTCCATCCACTCCGAGTACCAGGACAACCTGTTCATGCTGGCGCTGTCCCGGGGCGGTCAGACCATCTGGATGTCCGCCGAGGACGCGGCGGCGATCGGGGTCGCCGACGACGACTGGATCGAGGCGGTCAACCGCAACGGCGTGGTGGTGGCCCGCGCGATCGTCTCGCACCGCATGCCGCCCGGCACGGTCTTCATGCACCACGCCCAGGAACGCACGGTCAACGTCCCGCTCACGGAGACGACCGGGAAACGCGGCGGCGTCCACAACTCGCTCACCCGTCTGCTCCTCAAGCCGACCCATCTCATCGGCGGCTACGCCCAGTTGTCCTGGGCGTTCAACTACCTGGGCCCGACGGGCAACCAGCGCGACGAGGTGACGGTGATCCGGCGCCGCTCCCAGGAGGTCGAGTACTGA
- a CDS encoding SAM-dependent methyltransferase, protein MTGSEPAPLDTSRPHPARVYDWWLGGKDNYPVDEELARRILAADSTAVRGARANRRFMHRAVRTLAEAGIRQFLDIGTGIPTEPNLHQVAQAVAPESRVVYADNDPIVLRHAEALLHGSAEGATEYVHADVRDPDLILRLAGECLDFGRPVALSLVALTHYLGDAADGDDAHGLLKRYKDVLAPGSHLVLSQVTPDLNPEAVGRAAELFARGGTPFHPRSLPEFARFFDGLELLGPGIIPVTGWRPDPEDVAAQTEGIVPVYAGVARKP, encoded by the coding sequence ATGACCGGATCCGAGCCCGCGCCCCTCGACACCAGCAGGCCGCACCCGGCCCGGGTCTACGACTGGTGGCTGGGCGGCAAGGACAACTACCCGGTGGACGAGGAGCTGGCCCGCCGGATCCTCGCGGCGGACAGCACGGCGGTGCGCGGGGCACGCGCGAACCGGCGGTTCATGCACCGGGCGGTGCGTACCCTCGCCGAGGCCGGGATCCGCCAGTTCCTTGACATAGGCACCGGCATCCCCACCGAGCCGAACCTGCACCAGGTGGCGCAGGCGGTGGCCCCCGAGTCGCGGGTCGTCTACGCCGACAACGACCCGATCGTCCTCAGGCACGCCGAGGCGCTGCTGCACGGCTCGGCGGAGGGCGCCACCGAGTACGTCCACGCGGACGTCCGGGACCCGGACCTGATCCTGCGGCTGGCGGGCGAGTGCCTGGACTTCGGCCGGCCCGTCGCCCTGTCGCTGGTGGCCCTGACCCACTACCTCGGCGACGCGGCCGACGGCGACGACGCGCACGGCCTGCTCAAGCGGTACAAGGACGTGCTCGCACCGGGCAGCCACCTGGTCCTCTCGCAGGTCACGCCCGATCTGAACCCGGAGGCGGTGGGGAGGGCCGCGGAGCTGTTCGCCCGCGGCGGCACGCCCTTCCACCCGCGCTCCCTCCCCGAGTTCGCGCGCTTCTTCGACGGTCTGGAGCTGCTGGGCCCCGGCATCATCCCGGTCACCGGCTGGCGGCCGGACCCGGAGGACGTGGCGGCCCAGACGGAGGGCATCGTGCCGGTGTACGCGGGGGTGGCCCGCAAGCCCTGA
- a CDS encoding helix-turn-helix transcriptional regulator: MSERRAAPTVGQVVLGRRLQELRETAGLKREEAAKVLRVAPATVRRMEMAEVALKIPYVQILLTAYGVGSDEVAAFVALAEDANQPGWWQRYHDVLPDWFSLYVSLEGAARIVRSYEPHFVPGLLQTEDYARSVLEAGTIGNAGADAVERHVSLRMERQRLLDRPDPPHLWVVMDETVLKRPVSIHGRVMREQLDKLLEFAARDRVTLQVAEFEDGPHPGTYAPFTLFRFAEPELPDMVFTEYLTGALYLDSRTEVSAHLEVLDHMTARAASTQRTEKILREYRENF, translated from the coding sequence GTGAGCGAGCGGCGGGCCGCACCCACCGTGGGCCAGGTGGTCCTCGGCAGACGGCTGCAGGAACTGCGGGAGACGGCGGGACTCAAGCGCGAGGAGGCCGCCAAGGTGCTCCGCGTGGCCCCGGCGACCGTGCGGCGCATGGAAATGGCCGAGGTCGCGCTGAAAATACCGTACGTCCAGATACTGCTGACGGCGTACGGAGTCGGCTCCGACGAGGTCGCGGCCTTCGTCGCGCTCGCCGAGGACGCGAACCAGCCGGGCTGGTGGCAGCGGTACCACGACGTGCTGCCGGACTGGTTCAGCCTGTACGTGAGCCTGGAGGGCGCCGCGCGGATCGTCCGGTCCTACGAGCCGCACTTCGTGCCCGGGCTGCTGCAGACCGAGGACTACGCGCGCTCGGTCCTGGAGGCCGGGACGATCGGCAACGCGGGCGCGGACGCGGTGGAGCGGCACGTGTCCCTGCGCATGGAGCGACAGCGGCTCCTGGACCGCCCGGACCCGCCCCACCTGTGGGTGGTGATGGACGAGACGGTGCTGAAGCGGCCGGTGAGCATCCACGGCCGGGTGATGCGCGAGCAGCTGGACAAGCTGCTGGAGTTCGCCGCGCGGGACCGGGTGACGCTCCAGGTCGCCGAGTTCGAGGACGGGCCGCACCCCGGGACGTACGCGCCGTTCACCCTGTTCCGCTTCGCGGAGCCGGAGCTGCCCGACATGGTCTTCACCGAGTACCTGACGGGCGCCCTGTACCTGGACTCCCGCACCGAGGTCTCGGCGCACCTGGAGGTCCTGGACCACATGACGGCGCGCGCCGCCTCGACCCAGCGCACCGAGAAGATCCTGCGCGAGTACCGCGAGAACTTCTGA
- a CDS encoding helix-turn-helix transcriptional regulator has protein sequence MTALMSGTAPATDRGVGPLLRAWRERRRVSQLELALRADSSARHISFVETGRSRPSEEMVLRLAEHLDVPVRERNALLLAAGYAPRYPETPLDDPALGALREGMERLIRGYEPYPALVVDGTYRVLAANRGITMLMDGVAEHLLAPPLNAIRLTLHPEGLAPRIRNLREWRGHLLEQMGRQIALHRSQPLRELYDEVAAYPVPETAPGGEPEEPVPYFALPMQIEHQGNVLSFISSISTFNTPMDVTVAELAIETLLPADPATVKYLHTLLP, from the coding sequence ATGACCGCACTCATGTCCGGTACCGCCCCCGCCACCGACCGGGGCGTGGGCCCCCTGCTGCGGGCCTGGCGGGAGCGGCGCCGGGTCAGCCAGCTGGAGCTGGCGCTGCGCGCCGACTCCTCCGCCCGCCACATCAGCTTCGTCGAGACGGGCCGCTCCCGGCCGAGCGAGGAGATGGTGCTGCGCCTCGCCGAGCACCTGGACGTCCCCGTGCGCGAGCGCAACGCGCTGCTGCTCGCGGCCGGTTACGCCCCGCGCTACCCGGAGACCCCGCTGGACGACCCCGCGCTCGGCGCCCTGCGCGAGGGCATGGAACGGCTGATCCGGGGCTACGAGCCGTATCCGGCGCTGGTCGTCGACGGGACGTACCGGGTGCTGGCGGCCAATCGGGGGATCACGATGCTGATGGACGGCGTCGCGGAGCACCTGCTCGCACCGCCGCTGAACGCCATCCGGCTGACGCTGCACCCGGAGGGACTGGCGCCGCGCATCCGCAACCTGCGCGAGTGGCGCGGCCACTTGCTGGAGCAGATGGGACGGCAGATCGCCCTGCACCGCTCGCAGCCGCTGCGGGAGCTGTACGACGAGGTGGCGGCGTACCCGGTGCCGGAGACCGCGCCGGGCGGCGAGCCGGAGGAACCGGTGCCGTACTTCGCGCTGCCGATGCAGATCGAGCACCAGGGAAACGTCCTGTCGTTCATCTCGTCCATCTCCACCTTCAACACCCCGATGGACGTGACGGTCGCCGAGCTGGCCATCGAGACGCTGCTCCCGGCCGACCCGGCGACGGTCAAGTACCTTCACACACTGCTTCCCTGA
- a CDS encoding 4a-hydroxytetrahydrobiopterin dehydratase: MPVEPLSSQEVEERLAGLPGWSIDAGRLTRSYRLGSHFAAAAMVVHVAQVQEELDHHSDLTLGYNTVALAVHTHSAGGAVTEKDIELARRVEDLAAGHGAH, translated from the coding sequence ATGCCCGTCGAACCGCTGTCGTCGCAGGAGGTCGAGGAGCGCCTGGCCGGGCTGCCCGGCTGGTCGATCGACGCCGGCCGCCTCACCCGCTCCTACCGGCTCGGCTCGCACTTCGCGGCGGCCGCGATGGTCGTCCACGTCGCCCAGGTGCAGGAGGAGCTCGACCACCACTCCGACCTGACCCTCGGCTACAACACGGTCGCCCTCGCCGTGCACACCCACAGCGCGGGCGGCGCCGTCACCGAGAAGGACATCGAGCTCGCCCGCAGGGTGGAGGACCTGGCCGCCGGTCACGGGGCACACTGA
- a CDS encoding class I SAM-dependent methyltransferase, whose amino-acid sequence MLDYDKEAERYDESRGGEPRAAAAARAVLSLLPRQARRLLDVGCGTGIVTRRIAAGRDGLRVTGVDLVPAMARRADARLPGAVALADSRRLPFAGGEFDAVTSVWLLHLAGGARNTRAIVGECARVLRPGGVYVTTVDKGASHNVGSDIDAVLAARPPSTAHDAAHLVEEYAREHGLLPVGMARFTGHGQGRSPRRTVADLRRGWFVTLPPGAPLAEEFAARLAALPHQDRPRPDPVFTLAAFRKP is encoded by the coding sequence GTGCTCGACTACGACAAGGAAGCGGAGCGGTACGACGAGTCCCGCGGCGGCGAGCCCCGGGCCGCGGCGGCCGCGCGGGCCGTACTGAGCCTGCTGCCGCGGCAGGCCCGCCGCCTGCTCGACGTGGGGTGTGGCACCGGCATCGTCACCCGGCGGATCGCGGCCGGACGCGACGGCCTCCGGGTGACCGGCGTCGACCTCGTCCCCGCCATGGCCCGCCGTGCCGACGCCCGGCTGCCCGGGGCCGTCGCGCTGGCCGACAGCCGCCGACTGCCCTTTGCGGGCGGGGAGTTCGACGCCGTCACCAGCGTCTGGCTGCTGCACCTCGCGGGCGGCGCCCGGAACACACGGGCGATCGTCGGCGAGTGCGCCCGCGTGCTGCGGCCCGGCGGGGTGTACGTGACCACGGTGGACAAAGGCGCCTCGCACAACGTGGGCAGCGACATCGACGCCGTGCTCGCCGCCCGCCCGCCCAGCACCGCGCACGACGCCGCCCACCTGGTCGAGGAGTACGCCCGCGAGCACGGGCTGCTCCCCGTGGGTATGGCCCGCTTCACCGGCCACGGCCAGGGCCGCAGCCCCCGCCGGACGGTGGCGGACCTGCGGCGCGGCTGGTTCGTCACGCTGCCGCCGGGCGCGCCGCTCGCGGAGGAGTTCGCGGCGCGGCTGGCGGCCCTGCCTCACCAGGACCGGCCCCGGCCCGACCCGGTCTTCACGCTCGCGGCGTTCCGGAAGCCGTAG
- a CDS encoding rhamnogalacturonan lyase has translation MRHPHTRPCAPHTHRRRRLAPAAALIAAGLLGAGLTTLAPDTAEAATARQVEALDRGVVSVHTGDGNLVGWRWLGTDPDNVAFNVYRAGTKVNSSPITGSTTYFHAGAPSHADYTVRAVVNGTEQGDSVHAIQFRAGYKDVPISPPSGGTTPDGVSYTYEANDASVGDLDGDGALDLVLKWQPTNAKDNSQSGYTGNTIVDGIRLDGTRLWRVDLGRNIRSGAHYTQFQVYDYDGDGQAEVAMKTADGTRDGTGAVIGSSSADYRNSGGYVLSGPEYLTMFNGRTGRAMGTVDYVPARGSVSSWGDSYGNRVDRFLAGTAYLDGSRPSVIMARGYYTRTVIAAWDWRDGRFTRRWTFDTNSSTNSGKGYDGQGNHQLSVADVDGDGRDEIVYGAMAVDDNGYALWTTRNGHGDAMHVGDLDPSRAGLEEFKVDEDGSKPSSWMADARTGQILWSTGASGDNGRGVSGDIWAGSAGAESWSSAESGIRNPRGTVVNGRKPSSANFLSWWDGDTVRELLDGTRIDKYGTSGDTRLLTGSGVASNNGTKATPVLAGDILGDWREEVVWRTSNNTALRIYSTPYDTDTRITTLLHDTQYRTALAWQNTAYNQPPHPSFFIGNGMPTAPRPSVYTP, from the coding sequence GTGAGGCACCCCCACACCCGCCCCTGCGCGCCCCACACGCACCGCAGACGCCGTCTCGCCCCGGCCGCGGCCCTCATCGCCGCCGGGCTCCTCGGCGCCGGCCTGACCACCCTGGCCCCCGACACCGCCGAGGCCGCCACCGCGCGCCAGGTGGAGGCCCTGGACCGGGGCGTCGTCAGCGTCCACACCGGCGACGGCAACCTGGTCGGCTGGCGCTGGCTGGGCACCGACCCGGACAACGTCGCGTTCAACGTCTACCGGGCCGGCACGAAGGTCAACTCCAGTCCCATCACTGGCTCCACCACCTACTTCCACGCCGGCGCCCCCTCGCACGCCGACTACACCGTCCGCGCGGTCGTGAACGGCACCGAGCAGGGCGACTCCGTCCACGCCATCCAGTTCCGCGCCGGCTACAAGGACGTACCGATCAGCCCGCCCTCCGGCGGCACCACCCCCGACGGCGTCTCCTACACCTACGAGGCCAACGACGCCTCCGTCGGCGACCTCGACGGCGACGGCGCCCTCGACCTCGTCCTCAAGTGGCAGCCGACCAACGCCAAGGACAACTCCCAGTCCGGCTACACCGGCAACACGATCGTCGACGGCATACGCCTCGACGGCACCCGCCTGTGGCGCGTCGACCTGGGCCGCAACATCCGCTCCGGCGCCCACTACACCCAGTTCCAGGTGTACGACTACGACGGCGACGGCCAGGCCGAGGTCGCCATGAAGACCGCGGACGGCACCAGGGACGGCACCGGCGCGGTCATCGGCAGCTCGTCCGCCGACTACCGCAACTCCGGCGGCTACGTCCTGTCGGGCCCCGAATACCTCACCATGTTCAACGGCCGGACCGGCAGGGCCATGGGCACCGTCGACTACGTCCCCGCCCGCGGCTCGGTCTCCTCCTGGGGCGACTCCTACGGCAACCGCGTCGACCGCTTCCTGGCCGGCACGGCGTACCTGGACGGCTCCCGCCCCTCCGTGATCATGGCGCGCGGATACTACACCCGCACGGTGATCGCGGCCTGGGACTGGCGCGACGGCCGGTTCACCCGCCGCTGGACCTTCGACACCAACTCCTCCACCAACAGCGGCAAGGGCTACGACGGCCAGGGCAACCACCAGCTCTCCGTCGCGGACGTCGACGGCGACGGCAGGGACGAGATCGTCTACGGCGCGATGGCCGTCGACGACAACGGCTACGCCCTGTGGACCACCCGCAACGGCCACGGCGACGCCATGCACGTCGGCGACCTCGACCCGTCCCGTGCGGGTCTGGAGGAGTTCAAGGTCGACGAGGACGGCTCGAAGCCCTCCTCCTGGATGGCCGACGCCCGCACCGGCCAGATCCTCTGGTCCACCGGCGCGAGCGGCGACAACGGCCGTGGCGTCTCCGGGGACATCTGGGCGGGCAGCGCGGGCGCCGAGTCCTGGTCGTCCGCCGAGAGCGGCATCCGCAACCCCAGGGGCACGGTGGTGAACGGCCGCAAGCCCTCCAGCGCCAACTTCCTGTCCTGGTGGGACGGAGACACCGTCCGCGAACTCCTCGACGGCACCCGTATCGACAAGTACGGCACGTCCGGCGACACCCGCCTGCTCACCGGCTCCGGCGTCGCGTCGAACAACGGCACCAAGGCCACCCCGGTCCTCGCCGGAGACATCCTCGGCGACTGGCGCGAGGAGGTCGTCTGGCGCACGTCGAACAACACGGCCCTGCGCATCTACTCCACCCCGTACGACACGGACACCCGCATCACGACCCTCCTCCACGACACCCAGTACCGCACCGCCCTGGCCTGGCAGAACACGGCCTACAACCAGCCCCCGCACCCGAGCTTCTTCATAGGCAACGGCATGCCGACGGCTCCGCGCCCGTCGGTCTACACGCCCTGA